A genomic window from Paenibacillus sp. FSL K6-0276 includes:
- the mqnE gene encoding aminofutalosine synthase MqnE codes for MSTLFTPQTDARMMNIIEKVRGGERLNLEDGVYLYQSNDLLTIGQLANEVNLAKNNNRVYFIENMSLYFTNVCESHCAFCNFRKDDGEEGAYTLSGQEMVQYVEQHIHPGVREFHIVGGHNDKVPFQYYVDSLKALNERFPEVTLKAYTAAEIDFFTRISGLSIREVLEQLRAAGLKTLTGGGAEILSDQYRKKMRVDKANVEEYLEVHRTAHQLGMKTHTTMLYGSIESHEDRIRHMMQIRDLQDETNGFMVFIPLSMQPKNKNAGIMRRNSAYEDLKTIAISRLMLDNFDHIKAYFINIGPQLTQVALNFGASDVHGTILKERISHAAGALTPEGLTRDELIWLVKGAGRIPVERDTFYNEIKVYE; via the coding sequence ATGTCTACTCTTTTCACCCCCCAAACAGACGCCCGAATGATGAACATTATTGAAAAAGTTCGCGGCGGCGAAAGATTGAATTTAGAAGATGGCGTTTATTTATATCAAAGTAACGACCTACTTACGATTGGCCAGCTAGCAAATGAAGTCAATCTTGCGAAGAACAACAACAGGGTTTATTTTATCGAAAACATGAGTCTTTATTTCACCAATGTCTGCGAATCTCACTGTGCATTCTGCAATTTCCGCAAAGACGATGGAGAAGAAGGTGCTTATACCCTTTCCGGTCAGGAAATGGTGCAATATGTCGAACAGCATATTCATCCAGGCGTGCGCGAATTCCATATCGTCGGCGGTCATAATGACAAGGTTCCCTTCCAGTATTACGTGGATTCTTTAAAAGCCTTGAATGAACGTTTTCCTGAGGTAACCTTAAAAGCATACACTGCAGCCGAAATTGATTTTTTTACCCGAATTAGCGGGTTGAGTATTCGTGAAGTACTGGAACAGCTACGTGCTGCAGGACTTAAGACGCTTACTGGTGGAGGCGCAGAAATTTTATCCGATCAATACCGTAAAAAAATGCGCGTCGACAAAGCTAATGTGGAAGAGTACCTGGAAGTTCACCGGACCGCACATCAGCTTGGCATGAAGACCCATACAACTATGCTCTACGGCTCCATTGAATCTCATGAAGACCGTATCCGGCACATGATGCAGATCCGCGATCTGCAGGACGAAACCAATGGCTTTATGGTATTCATTCCATTATCTATGCAGCCTAAGAACAAGAATGCAGGGATTATGCGCCGCAACTCCGCTTATGAGGATTTGAAGACGATTGCGATCAGCAGATTGATGCTGGATAATTTCGATCACATCAAAGCGTACTTCATTAATATCGGTCCTCAGCTTACCCAGGTTGCGCTGAACTTCGGTGCATCTGACGTACATGGAACCATTCTTAAAGAACGCATTAGCCATGCGGCTGGTGCCTTAACACCAGAAGGCCTCACTCGAGATGAATTGATCTGGCTAGTGAAAGGTGCTGGAAGAATTCCAGTAGAACGCGACACTTTCTACAATGAGATAAAGGTATACGAATAA
- a CDS encoding FAD-dependent oxidoreductase, whose amino-acid sequence MRTLLVLGGGYGGLALIQELLNNHLPHDIEIILIDRMPYQGIKTEYYALAAGTVTDYHLRIQFPVHPRLTVRYGEVSSIDLESRIVTMEPDETVSYDILAIALGCTDNYHNIPGADQYTCSIQTFAGTRETYQRLNDVKPYGTINIVGGGLSGVELAAELRESRPDLNIAILDRGERVLSAFPAKLSEYVEEWFHHHQVQTLGRVSVSHVEKDALFNGAEEILSDVTVWTAGIQPVKVVQELTVPKDRGGRIILDEYYRVPDYPEVYVIGDCASLPFAPSAQAAGAQGEQVAQVIQALWRGETPKLHAIRLKGTLGSLGKKSGFGLMGQRSVKGRVPRILKSGVLWMSKRTLG is encoded by the coding sequence ATGAGAACACTACTCGTTCTGGGCGGCGGCTATGGCGGCTTAGCCCTAATTCAAGAATTGCTCAATAATCACCTTCCTCATGATATTGAAATTATCTTAATTGACCGAATGCCTTATCAAGGAATCAAAACGGAATATTATGCGCTTGCCGCAGGTACCGTAACGGACTATCACTTACGGATCCAGTTTCCGGTTCATCCCCGCCTCACTGTCCGCTATGGTGAGGTGAGTTCCATTGATTTGGAGAGCAGAATAGTTACAATGGAGCCTGACGAGACTGTGTCTTATGACATTCTAGCCATTGCTCTAGGCTGTACCGATAATTACCATAACATCCCTGGAGCCGACCAATATACTTGCAGTATCCAGACCTTTGCAGGAACTCGGGAAACTTATCAACGTTTAAACGATGTGAAGCCTTATGGAACAATAAACATCGTAGGCGGTGGACTAAGTGGAGTTGAATTGGCGGCAGAGCTTCGGGAGAGCCGACCAGATCTTAATATTGCTATTCTGGATCGCGGTGAACGAGTCTTGTCTGCCTTTCCGGCGAAGCTGTCAGAGTACGTGGAAGAATGGTTTCACCACCATCAAGTACAGACGCTTGGACGTGTATCTGTATCCCATGTAGAGAAAGATGCGCTTTTTAACGGTGCAGAGGAAATTCTTTCAGATGTTACGGTATGGACCGCAGGGATTCAACCAGTGAAGGTGGTTCAGGAGTTAACAGTACCGAAGGACCGCGGAGGACGGATCATTCTGGATGAGTATTATCGTGTACCTGATTATCCAGAGGTGTATGTGATTGGTGACTGCGCCAGCCTGCCGTTCGCACCAAGCGCTCAAGCTGCAGGAGCACAAGGGGAGCAGGTTGCTCAGGTTATTCAAGCCTTATGGCGCGGCGAGACTCCTAAGCTTCATGCTATTCGTCTGAAGGGTACCTTAGGCTCACTAGGCAAGAAATCTGGATTTGGCTTGATGGGCCAACGCTCCGTCAAAGGAAGGGTACCCCGTATCCTCAAGAGCGGGGTGCTCTGGATGTCGAAACGCACTTTAGGATAA
- a CDS encoding YuzB family protein, translated as MRPIIEFCDSNMGHGTDKLMHKLEGNPDYDVIEYGCLNNCGECYLTPFAMVEGDIVAADTVTELEEKIDAKIKELEAWFNMDLD; from the coding sequence ATGAGACCAATTATTGAATTTTGTGACAGTAACATGGGTCACGGAACAGACAAGCTAATGCATAAGCTGGAGGGAAATCCAGATTACGATGTGATTGAATACGGATGCCTGAACAATTGTGGGGAATGTTATTTAACGCCTTTCGCCATGGTTGAAGGTGACATCGTTGCAGCAGATACTGTTACCGAGCTAGAAGAGAAAATTGATGCTAAAATCAAAGAGCTAGAGGCTTGGTTCAATATGGATCTTGACTAA
- a CDS encoding NifU family protein, giving the protein MSENAQSTEMYDEVLEVLDKLRPFLQRDGGDVELVDVEDGIVKLKLMGACGSCPSSTITLKAGIERALLEEVEGVQEVMQVF; this is encoded by the coding sequence ATGAGTGAGAATGCACAAAGCACCGAAATGTATGATGAAGTATTGGAAGTGCTGGATAAGCTTCGTCCGTTCCTGCAGCGCGATGGCGGTGACGTTGAACTGGTCGATGTAGAAGACGGCATCGTTAAGTTGAAACTTATGGGTGCCTGTGGCAGCTGCCCAAGCTCCACGATCACCTTGAAAGCCGGGATTGAACGCGCCCTTCTTGAAGAAGTAGAAGGCGTACAAGAAGTTATGCAAGTATTCTAA
- a CDS encoding MetQ/NlpA family ABC transporter substrate-binding protein encodes MKKVLLTFFSLTLVAVLAACGNNNATNNAGSSAATTAPNVEATTEPAADPVKLVIGASPVPHAEILKAIAPLLEKDGITLEIKEFTDYIQPNVQLDEKQLDANFFQHQPYLDDQNKNNKTDLISVASVHVEPFGAYSKKIKSIDELADGAKVAIPNDATNGGRALILLAKNGLITLKDDTNIAATKADIIENKKNLKIIELEAAMLPRQLDEVDLALINTNFALDAGLVPTKDALFIEGVDSPYANILVTRQDNKDSDAIKKLVAALNSPEAKAFIEEKYEGAIIPAF; translated from the coding sequence ATGAAAAAAGTACTACTTACATTTTTTAGCCTAACACTGGTTGCGGTGCTTGCGGCTTGCGGTAACAACAATGCTACTAATAATGCTGGGAGCTCGGCTGCTACAACAGCACCAAACGTAGAAGCAACAACTGAACCTGCTGCAGATCCTGTGAAACTGGTTATTGGTGCATCACCTGTCCCTCATGCTGAGATTTTGAAGGCTATTGCTCCATTGCTTGAAAAAGATGGAATTACTCTTGAAATTAAAGAATTCACTGACTATATTCAACCGAACGTACAGCTTGATGAGAAGCAGCTAGATGCTAACTTTTTCCAACACCAACCTTATCTTGATGACCAAAATAAAAATAATAAAACCGACCTGATCTCCGTTGCATCCGTTCACGTTGAGCCTTTTGGAGCTTATTCCAAAAAAATAAAATCGATCGATGAGTTGGCTGACGGTGCGAAAGTTGCCATTCCGAACGATGCTACTAACGGTGGTCGTGCGCTAATCCTACTTGCGAAAAATGGTCTGATTACATTGAAAGATGATACAAACATTGCTGCAACGAAAGCAGATATCATTGAAAACAAGAAAAACCTTAAAATCATTGAGTTGGAAGCGGCTATGCTCCCACGTCAACTGGATGAGGTAGACCTTGCTTTGATCAACACGAACTTTGCACTAGACGCTGGTCTTGTGCCAACCAAAGATGCATTGTTTATCGAGGGTGTGGATTCCCCTTACGCTAACATTCTGGTAACTCGTCAGGACAATAAAGACTCCGACGCGATCAAAAAGCTGGTCGCTGCCCTGAATTCTCCAGAAGCTAAAGCTTTCATTGAAGAGAAGTACGAAGGTGCGATCATTCCAGCGTTTTAA
- a CDS encoding methionine ABC transporter permease: MNFADLNWQEMMDATIATLQMLIFSGLFTIILGLPLGILLYLWGRSNSIVIRVIYSVLSFVVNILRSVPFIILMVALIPFSKAVVGTSIGVLGTIPPLVIGAAPFFARLVETALREVDRGVIEAAQGMGASTNQIVMRVLLPEARPGLLAGVTITLVTLVSYTAMAGQVGGGGLGDLAIRYGYLRYETEIMLISITFIVILVQLLQMAGDRLVKYYTRK; the protein is encoded by the coding sequence ATGAATTTCGCAGATTTAAACTGGCAAGAAATGATGGATGCTACTATTGCTACCTTGCAAATGTTAATATTCTCCGGATTGTTCACAATTATTCTTGGTTTACCACTCGGAATTCTATTGTATTTATGGGGAAGATCGAATAGTATAGTAATCAGAGTAATTTACTCGGTCTTATCATTCGTTGTAAATATCCTACGTTCCGTACCGTTCATCATTTTGATGGTAGCATTAATTCCTTTTAGCAAAGCCGTTGTTGGAACTTCCATCGGAGTACTCGGTACGATCCCACCGCTGGTGATTGGTGCAGCTCCATTCTTTGCTCGCTTGGTGGAAACAGCGTTAAGAGAAGTGGATCGCGGAGTAATTGAAGCGGCGCAAGGGATGGGAGCATCCACGAATCAGATCGTTATGCGTGTTCTTTTGCCAGAGGCTCGTCCAGGTCTGCTCGCTGGAGTTACGATCACACTGGTTACACTGGTTTCCTATACGGCAATGGCTGGTCAGGTTGGGGGCGGCGGACTTGGTGATCTAGCGATTCGTTACGGCTATCTCCGCTATGAGACGGAAATTATGCTTATTTCTATAACGTTTATTGTAATACTGGTGCAATTGCTGCAAATGGCCGGTGATCGACTCGTAAAATATTACACACGGAAATAA
- a CDS encoding methionine ABC transporter ATP-binding protein has protein sequence MINLKGITKVYGKGSHAATALSGLNLSIEKGEIFGVIGHSGAGKSTLIRCINLLERPTEGEVWVDGVELTKLSQGQLQEQRRKIGMIFQHFNLLSSATVYDNIAFPLRLTGTSRADIDTKVKDLLALVGLEEHRDKYPSQLSGGQKQRVGIARALASDPDVLLCDEATSALDPQTTDSILKLLLDINKRFHLTIVLITHEMHVIQSICDRVAVIHGGGIVEQGKVTDVFLKPQHEVTRDFIRSESQNEGPLRTALDAAAGDNSQAVKITFFGEKTYGSALSNVVRETGVSFAILHGTISTIKDVPYGQMIVRFEGPAEAIAVTIAELTAQGLEVEVIS, from the coding sequence TTGATTAATCTAAAAGGAATAACAAAGGTATATGGAAAAGGCAGCCATGCGGCTACAGCACTTTCCGGATTGAATCTGTCTATCGAGAAAGGTGAAATATTCGGAGTCATCGGGCATTCTGGGGCGGGGAAAAGTACATTGATCCGCTGCATTAATCTGTTGGAGCGTCCGACAGAAGGGGAAGTTTGGGTAGATGGCGTTGAACTAACCAAGCTTTCTCAAGGTCAACTGCAGGAGCAACGGCGCAAGATTGGGATGATTTTTCAACATTTTAATCTGCTGTCTTCTGCGACTGTGTACGATAATATTGCTTTTCCCCTGCGACTCACAGGCACCTCGAGAGCAGATATTGATACAAAAGTGAAAGATTTGCTTGCCCTAGTTGGGCTTGAAGAACACCGGGATAAGTATCCCTCTCAGTTATCAGGAGGACAAAAACAGCGTGTCGGCATCGCACGGGCACTTGCCAGCGACCCTGATGTGCTGCTATGTGACGAGGCAACCTCTGCGCTTGACCCACAAACGACAGACTCTATTCTTAAGCTATTGCTCGATATTAATAAACGGTTCCATCTGACTATTGTGCTGATCACTCACGAAATGCACGTGATTCAGAGCATCTGCGACCGTGTTGCGGTCATTCATGGTGGTGGTATCGTTGAGCAAGGTAAGGTTACAGATGTATTCCTGAAACCGCAGCATGAGGTTACTCGCGATTTCATCCGCAGTGAATCACAGAATGAGGGGCCCCTTCGTACGGCGCTTGACGCTGCTGCTGGGGACAACTCTCAGGCCGTCAAAATTACTTTTTTCGGAGAGAAGACCTACGGCTCTGCACTTTCCAATGTAGTACGTGAAACGGGTGTTAGCTTTGCCATTCTGCATGGCACCATTTCAACGATTAAAGACGTACCTTATGGACAAATGATTGTTCGGTTCGAAGGTCCAGCTGAAGCGATTGCTGTGACGATAGCCGAACTAACCGCTCAAGGCCTTGAAGTGGAGGTGATTTCGTAA
- a CDS encoding Cthe_2314 family HEPN domain-containing protein — protein MLRVILGEPPRKNSGVLADAMENMATFAALLRKEISAHEDSDHEYRKLEIWTRGLISSLDELEQSWFAAAFYRKSVIAGYMDDMSPVEQGDYARYVYFYKNGFIRVFSLLDKLGTVLNHFYDLKTSKLKVHFSYFTVLRQFQLLNVHPALVDQLEQIKNSYRDPLENLRKRRNAEIHYMNSEMQDDLWQRHQGLHDKIQLEDLDSHLEDLKQSLEMICKTLIAAFSYSNEQLHKEISKVKRVRS, from the coding sequence ATGCTGCGGGTAATACTTGGAGAGCCGCCTCGAAAGAACAGCGGTGTATTGGCTGATGCGATGGAAAACATGGCCACATTTGCAGCCTTACTGCGCAAGGAAATAAGTGCCCATGAGGATAGTGACCATGAATACCGTAAACTGGAGATTTGGACACGTGGACTGATCTCCTCATTGGATGAATTGGAGCAAAGCTGGTTCGCGGCCGCTTTTTACCGGAAATCGGTAATCGCCGGTTATATGGATGATATGTCACCAGTGGAACAGGGCGATTATGCGCGTTATGTTTATTTTTATAAAAATGGATTTATTCGTGTCTTCTCTCTTCTGGACAAGCTTGGGACAGTCCTAAATCATTTTTATGATCTTAAAACATCTAAGTTAAAAGTGCACTTTTCTTATTTTACAGTGCTGCGTCAATTTCAGTTATTGAATGTGCACCCTGCATTAGTGGATCAATTGGAGCAGATCAAGAACTCTTATCGAGATCCACTGGAGAATCTACGCAAGCGCAGGAATGCTGAAATTCACTATATGAATTCCGAAATGCAGGATGACTTGTGGCAGCGGCATCAAGGGCTACATGACAAAATTCAGCTCGAAGATCTGGATAGCCATCTTGAGGATCTAAAGCAATCCCTCGAAATGATCTGTAAAACATTAATCGCGGCATTCAGTTACAGCAATGAGCAGTTGCATAAGGAAATAAGCAAGGTAAAGCGTGTAAGATCATAA
- a CDS encoding heme A synthase produces MTTNQLKWLSYLTCLIMFLALLGGAVVTKTGSGLECGNEWPLCHGKLIPAYTVGSMIEYTHRLFSGLAGLLSLASMFAFWRYARHRRDLLAYAFMTLLFVIVQGGMGALAVIKSQSAAVMALHMGFSLIAFSSSLMLALGTKRRHEAGEYDHKIETQKKPVSKAFRNLTCFTALYSYVVVYIGAFVSHTDSRGGCSGWPLCNGEWVPDLSGGVGIVFMHRIAALILFILTAVLGHLAFWKHKDYPELRALGVAAVLLCLMQVFSGAAVVYTLDNERLYIFAALAHILLIACLFGVLCYMSVRVWQLSRPRNVAL; encoded by the coding sequence TTGACGACAAATCAGTTGAAATGGCTTAGTTATCTTACTTGCCTTATCATGTTCCTCGCTCTACTCGGAGGGGCGGTAGTAACGAAGACTGGATCGGGATTGGAATGCGGAAATGAATGGCCGCTCTGTCATGGCAAATTAATTCCGGCCTATACTGTAGGTTCGATGATTGAATACACCCATCGCTTGTTTAGCGGATTAGCAGGGTTATTGTCACTTGCCTCGATGTTTGCTTTTTGGCGTTATGCTCGCCACCGGCGTGATTTGCTGGCATATGCATTCATGACTTTACTGTTTGTAATTGTTCAAGGTGGTATGGGAGCGCTTGCAGTAATTAAATCCCAATCTGCCGCTGTAATGGCACTGCATATGGGTTTTTCCTTGATCGCTTTTTCGAGTTCTTTGATGCTCGCTCTTGGAACTAAACGGCGGCATGAAGCTGGCGAATACGATCATAAGATTGAGACTCAGAAGAAGCCTGTCAGCAAAGCATTCCGCAATTTAACCTGCTTTACGGCCTTATATTCCTATGTTGTCGTTTATATTGGAGCCTTTGTTAGTCATACGGATTCACGAGGTGGATGTTCTGGCTGGCCGCTCTGTAACGGTGAATGGGTTCCTGACCTTTCCGGGGGAGTAGGTATTGTTTTTATGCACCGGATTGCGGCTTTAATATTATTCATTCTTACCGCGGTGCTTGGACATTTAGCTTTTTGGAAACATAAGGATTACCCAGAGCTAAGAGCTCTTGGCGTAGCGGCTGTTCTGCTGTGCTTGATGCAGGTGTTTAGTGGAGCTGCTGTGGTTTACACGCTAGATAATGAAAGATTGTACATATTTGCTGCTCTGGCTCATATTTTGTTGATTGCTTGTTTGTTTGGTGTCCTATGCTATATGAGTGTAAGAGTCTGGCAGCTAAGTAGACCTAGAAATGTCGCGTTGTAA
- a CDS encoding thioredoxin family protein: protein MEERTEKVMDKISSPAEFQVAIQSPRLTVAIFKADWCSDCKYIDPFIPEVEQTYADRLTLVEVDVDAVGDVSQEQNIMGIPSFVAYSDGRELVRFVNKLRKSREEIENFLDKAVQVHQSLQQ from the coding sequence ATGGAAGAAAGGACTGAGAAAGTTATGGACAAAATTAGTTCTCCTGCTGAATTTCAGGTAGCCATTCAATCTCCACGATTAACAGTAGCCATCTTTAAGGCAGACTGGTGCTCGGATTGTAAATATATCGATCCCTTTATCCCTGAGGTAGAGCAAACTTATGCAGATCGGCTAACGCTGGTTGAGGTTGACGTAGATGCCGTGGGCGATGTTAGTCAGGAACAAAATATTATGGGCATTCCGAGCTTTGTCGCGTATTCCGATGGACGGGAATTGGTTAGATTCGTTAATAAATTGCGTAAATCCCGCGAGGAAATTGAGAATTTCCTGGATAAAGCGGTTCAAGTGCATCAAAGCCTTCAACAGTAA
- a CDS encoding polysaccharide biosynthesis protein, whose translation MSKKESFVKGTLILAAAALVARVLGLVQRVPLDHIFDDVGRASFGVSNNIYLMLLTVATAGIPSTLSKMVSERYALNRPEEARQIYHAALIFSVVAGVIMTALLYIGAPFYATHIADVPESAMAVRAIAPALLLFPAIAMMRGYFQGRNNMMAGGISQIVEQFARVLVAILLAYILLQQGYNNTTIAAGASFGSVIGSIAAFGVMIYFAIKLRREDKQQGLNYDTTQKLPIWGIYKDIFTLSIPIVLSSLTIPVVNVIDTSLAVPLLIDQMGRESATAALGILTTRAQSVAGIPPVLAIALGTSLIPIISAAYARRDEGHLKKQITLALRISILTGMPIVLALVAAAYSINGLLFSSLDGSGIVAMLTIGTIFQITMMTTNSILLGMGKSRISMYYVLVGIIVKLVASFLLSKVFGIYGIIGATALCFVVITILNLRMLKSIVPFEIMGKRWGGFAIAVLVSFGIGFGLNEAGILLTNIMPARLAFLITCLVVGAAVVVIYLVMLIVLGVLTKQEVSSYPRALQKLLNPLMKLQPASVRMRE comes from the coding sequence TTGTCCAAGAAAGAGTCTTTCGTAAAAGGCACGCTTATCCTTGCTGCTGCTGCTTTGGTAGCAAGGGTACTCGGGCTTGTTCAGCGGGTTCCGTTAGATCATATTTTTGATGATGTGGGGAGAGCATCGTTTGGGGTCTCGAACAATATCTATTTAATGTTGCTCACCGTGGCAACAGCAGGTATTCCAAGTACTCTCAGTAAAATGGTCTCCGAGCGGTACGCTCTGAATCGTCCGGAAGAAGCGAGACAAATATATCATGCAGCATTGATATTTTCGGTAGTAGCAGGAGTAATTATGACTGCATTGCTGTATATAGGCGCTCCGTTCTATGCGACGCATATTGCTGACGTACCTGAATCAGCGATGGCAGTTAGGGCAATAGCACCTGCGCTTCTACTTTTTCCGGCGATTGCCATGATGCGTGGATATTTTCAAGGGCGCAACAACATGATGGCTGGTGGTATTTCCCAGATCGTAGAGCAGTTCGCTCGTGTACTAGTCGCTATTTTACTAGCTTATATTCTATTACAGCAGGGGTATAACAATACAACTATTGCTGCGGGAGCATCCTTCGGTAGCGTAATTGGTAGTATTGCAGCATTTGGTGTCATGATTTATTTTGCAATCAAGCTGCGCCGAGAGGATAAACAGCAAGGATTAAATTACGATACCACTCAAAAATTACCGATTTGGGGAATTTATAAGGATATTTTCACACTATCGATTCCGATCGTGTTATCTTCTCTTACGATTCCAGTAGTGAATGTAATTGACACTTCTCTAGCTGTTCCACTGCTTATCGATCAGATGGGTAGAGAGAGTGCAACAGCAGCTTTGGGTATACTAACTACGCGTGCTCAAAGTGTGGCCGGAATTCCACCAGTACTAGCCATTGCGCTAGGAACCTCGCTGATTCCGATCATTTCAGCTGCCTATGCCCGTCGTGATGAGGGGCACTTGAAGAAGCAAATTACGCTTGCTCTGCGGATTTCTATTCTGACAGGGATGCCAATTGTGTTGGCGCTTGTGGCTGCGGCCTATTCCATCAATGGACTATTGTTCAGTAGCTTGGATGGAAGCGGAATTGTGGCTATGCTTACGATTGGAACGATCTTTCAGATCACAATGATGACAACGAACTCCATTTTGCTCGGTATGGGCAAATCACGTATTTCAATGTATTATGTGCTAGTGGGTATTATTGTTAAATTAGTCGCAAGCTTCTTACTGAGTAAGGTATTTGGGATCTACGGAATTATCGGTGCAACAGCACTTTGTTTCGTAGTTATTACTATTCTTAACTTACGGATGCTGAAATCAATTGTACCTTTCGAAATTATGGGCAAGCGTTGGGGCGGTTTCGCGATCGCGGTTCTTGTGTCCTTTGGAATTGGTTTTGGTTTGAACGAAGCTGGAATTCTGTTAACGAATATAATGCCTGCACGTCTGGCATTTCTGATCACTTGTCTTGTTGTAGGAGCCGCAGTTGTTGTTATTTATCTGGTAATGCTAATTGTACTGGGCGTGCTTACTAAACAGGAAGTCTCCAGTTATCCGCGTGCACTGCAAAAATTGTTGAATCCGCTGATGAAATTACAGCCTGCAAGTGTTCGTATGAGAGAATAA
- a CDS encoding DUF456 family protein — protein MTILGWILIIALFAVGLAGAVYPILPGALAIYLAFFVYGWFFSFEPFGVWFWIIQTLIVVVLFVADYVVGAWGVKKFGGSRSSIIGSTIGLIIGPFVIPAFGLIIGPLLGAFIGELIVGSSPAKAAKVSVGSILGLFSSTVVKIVLQIIMVVLFFIWVVRF, from the coding sequence TTGACGATCCTGGGTTGGATTCTTATTATTGCTTTATTCGCTGTAGGACTGGCCGGGGCGGTGTACCCCATACTGCCGGGTGCACTTGCGATTTATCTTGCCTTTTTCGTATACGGATGGTTCTTTTCTTTCGAACCCTTTGGTGTTTGGTTCTGGATTATTCAAACGCTGATTGTTGTGGTTCTATTCGTCGCTGATTACGTTGTAGGGGCGTGGGGCGTTAAGAAATTCGGTGGCTCACGTTCATCGATTATCGGGAGTACGATCGGATTGATCATTGGTCCATTTGTAATCCCTGCCTTTGGCCTTATTATTGGTCCGTTGCTGGGTGCTTTTATAGGAGAATTGATCGTGGGTTCTTCGCCAGCTAAAGCTGCCAAGGTAAGTGTAGGATCAATACTTGGGTTGTTTAGTAGTACTGTTGTCAAAATTGTGCTACAAATTATTATGGTCGTCCTCTTTTTTATATGGGTCGTCCGGTTTTAA
- a CDS encoding Cof-type HAD-IIB family hydrolase has product MTAKYRLLALDMDGTLLNDEQIITPITVKWLQKAVDAGVHVCLSTGRAFTSAFPYAEQLGLETPMITVNGSEVWRAPHEIYRRSLMDPMLVQQMYGLAKEDDIWFWAYSTEKVHKQDNWDGDVTGREWLKFGYHTEDDELRHKLLLRLQDMGGLEITNSSPHNLEINPLGVNKATGIKEVCKLLGLEMSQVIAVGDSLNDLAAIQQAGLGVAMGNAQKTVKQEADAVVASNNNDGIAEVIQKYIFNENASFAK; this is encoded by the coding sequence ATGACTGCCAAATACCGCCTGCTTGCTTTGGATATGGATGGAACCCTACTGAATGATGAACAGATTATTACACCTATAACGGTGAAATGGCTTCAAAAGGCGGTCGACGCAGGCGTTCATGTCTGTCTGTCGACTGGCCGAGCTTTTACAAGTGCATTTCCATATGCTGAGCAGCTTGGACTAGAAACACCGATGATTACTGTGAACGGTAGTGAGGTATGGCGAGCACCGCACGAAATTTATCGTCGATCGCTGATGGACCCTATGCTGGTACAACAAATGTATGGGCTTGCGAAGGAAGATGACATCTGGTTCTGGGCCTATTCCACGGAAAAGGTCCACAAACAGGATAACTGGGATGGGGATGTCACAGGCAGAGAATGGCTTAAATTCGGCTATCACACCGAAGATGATGAGCTTCGCCATAAACTGCTGCTCCGTCTTCAAGATATGGGTGGACTGGAGATTACGAACTCTTCTCCGCATAATCTGGAGATTAATCCTCTAGGTGTGAATAAAGCAACTGGAATAAAGGAAGTCTGTAAGCTGCTAGGGCTAGAGATGTCTCAAGTTATAGCGGTTGGCGATAGCCTCAACGATCTTGCAGCGATTCAGCAGGCAGGGCTTGGGGTCGCCATGGGCAACGCTCAGAAGACGGTTAAACAAGAAGCTGATGCTGTGGTGGCATCGAATAATAATGACGGAATTGCAGAAGTCATCCAAAAGTATATTTTTAATGAAAATGCTAGTTTTGCGAAGTGA